From Balneola sp. MJW-20:
TGTGAGCCTGGATTATATCGGCAACTATCAGAACACTACCGCCGATGACCTGGTAGATAAGATCGAAAAGATCATGAAGGTCACGGGACTCACAGGTTTCCATTTTGTGGACGAAGCCGCTCCCCCTAAAATGTTGAAAGCCTTGTCGAAGCGACTGATAGAGCGGGAGGTTAACATCACCTGGTGGACCAATATTCGCTTCGAGAAGACCTTCAATGAAGAGCTTTGTCAACTGATGGCGGAAGCGGGTTGTATTGCGGTTACAGGGGGACTGGAAGTTGCCTCCGATCGCTTGCTGGCGAAGATGAAAAAGGGAGTGGATATTGCACAGGTTGCCCGGGTGACCCATAATTTTTCCAAGCATGGGATCATGGTCCATGCTTATCTGATGTATGGTTTTCCGACCGAAACGCAGCAGGAAACCATTGATTCTTTAGAGGTGGTGAGGCAGCTGTTTGAAAAGAACTGCATTCAGTCCGGCTTCTGGCATCTGTTCACCACTACGGTCCACAGTCCCGTGGGCATGAATCCGGATGCATTCGGAATAATCATCACCGGACCTGAATTCGAGGGTTTTGCCCAGAATGATCTGTGGCACGAGGATCCGGAAGGCACCGATCACCCTAAATACACGAAGGGACTGAACCGGGCTCTGCATGCCTATCTGAACAAGACCGGCTTTGATAAGGAACTGCATACCTGGTTCGATTTCCCGGTGGTGCCAACCAGTCACCCGGAAGACCTGATCGAAAGCTATCTGGGGTAGAGGTGGTTTGGTAATTGGATAGCCAATGTTGTACGCAGCCAGATCCTTTAAACTAATGATTCATATATTCTGGAATCCTCTCCCCAAGGATGATATCCTTGCCCGATATACTTAAAACCTTTTTTTTCGTAATACCCGATCAGGCTGGTACATAGATACAGATAATCAAATCCAAACTTTTTGGTGTCCTGTTTTGCCTTTTCAATTAGCAGAAATCCATAATCACTTCCTCTAAACTCATTATCAATAAATAATGCGCATAGCCAGGGGTATAAGTCTCCGCGACTAATAAAATCATTAGTTATTAGACCTGCACATCCAATTAATCTATCTCTCAGTTCGAGCAGATACCATTGAGGTAAAGAGTTTCTCGCATTAATACTATAGGAAATACAATCTTCATAAATAATTGGAAGCACACCCGGCCAGCTTTTTTGCAGATATCGAATAGCCTCATCTTTATATTCCGGAGACTCTCTAAGCGATATTATTTTCATTTTCGAATAATAGCTATGATTGTATTTGCGTATATAATCGGCAGATCACCCGGTCACTAACGAATGAATGAGCTTCGAAACGGAGATCCCGTAGAATTTCCTTTCACTGCTGAATTAACGAACAACCGATCGGTTGCTGCACCGAACACGGGGCCGGTGAGGAGATTTTTGACCTGAAAGAGGATCTGCATTTCTAACATCCCATCCAGCATCATTCTCCGGTATGCAGTTTTATTTGTTCACGAAGTTCAGCTGAGCCCTCAGCAATAGCTCTCCGTGATCTTTGAAGTTCCCTGATGTAATTTCTGTATTCAATCAGGATATCAAAAAATTCCTGGCTATTGTAGATCTCCATGACATCGTAAGTAAATGGATAGCGCCAGTCAGGGGAAGAGGCTACTCCTGAAGTATCAGCAGCAGATTGCGTAAGGAAGTTTCTGACATTCTGCTCCCTCAGATCAAGCTGTGAATCAAAAACTGCCATCTTGCTTAAGCCCAAATGTCGTAGCTCGGTCAGGTTACTTCTGGCCAGGCCTACCATAAAAGACTGGTCAGCCATTCGCTCCCGTGCCACATCCAGATAGCGAAGAATAGCTGCCCGTAGCGAATGATTGCGAATAGCTCCGAAATCCCCTGAAGCAACCAGCGACTCGGCCGTGCCGAGTACAGGCCGAGGAGTGGCCGTATAATCCATTATTGTCAGCCACTGTTCAACAGAGTCGCGCGGAGGGCGTGGGGTCTTCCCGAAGGATACGATCAATTCTGTAAGAGGACGATGGGTATACCAGGCCATGCCTCGGTCTCTGTCTGCCATAATGCGTTCCGTCTCAATCAGATCAGCTTCCAGTTGATTGAGATATATTCTTTCACGTGCATCGGCCTGCCGTGTTTCCCACCAGGAATTCAGAGCCAGGGCAACCAGGATACCGGTAAGGACAACCAGGAACTCAGCTCCGAACCAGCGTGCCCGGCGCGACCAATCGGTTCGTACTTTCGATGATGCAGCTTCGGCATCGATATCAGAATGGGATGTTTTCATCACCTAATATATAAAAACCGTATCGGATAGCTTCCATCTTTATCGATTATTGATTTCCGGTCTTCACCGGTTCGTTTTTCAGTTCCATCTGAAGTGCCGGTTCTTGTTATATTTTTCTAAAAATCAGGGTTGAAATCTGAGTCAATACAATGCTGAACTCCTTCCACCAGAGACTCTATATAGTTGTCAGAATTGATCACACTTTCAAAGTTCAGAAGCCAGTGTTCCGGAAGGGTGCACATCCCGTTTCGCCAGACTTTATATTGTTCATCGGTAAGGATACCGCGTTCACGGGCAATATAAGCCGCTTCATACAGATCGAACCAACCGCCTACCAGGGCCACAAATAACAGCCGGTCTTTGTCCGACATCCCCTCTACATCTTCATTCATGAGTACATCGAGGACCTCAGGATTGGTCAGCCAGGTTTTCATATCCGCGTTCAGTGTGATCAGATTATGCTGGCTCTGAACGATCGCCAGATCGTTATTTCTTTGTAGTTCATAGCCGACAAAGATAAGGGAGGCCAGTACGGCCAAACCGCTTAATAATGGTGCAAAGCGTCCGAAAAATGGTTTTTTCATATGATTCCACCCTAATAAAATATATTGAGCCTGACCGCCTTTGGGCAAATGAAGGATATCGGGCAGAAATTATTATTCCGAAGTAACGGAATTCACAGCATAGAAGGAAATGAGAAAGAGGAACGGTCACTTGATCTTTCCATTTGGTTGCTTACTCAACCTCTGATATTAAGTCATGGACTTAAGCCTTAAGTCTAAAATCAGCCTACAGGCCTACCAAGCACATAGATCTGTTTCGTTTTGCCTTCGATCTTGCCCGTTTCCCAGCTATACTTTTCTGACTTGATTTCAGCTAATAACTCGTCCAGATCGTGAAGGGTATAGGTTCGGACATTTGAGACAGCTCCATCCCAGGCGAAGCAGATGGGAATAATCGGAAAGACATAAGTGAACAGGAGTTGTTGCCAACTCATCGGACGGACCATGGGGGTGATAAACAAAGTCATGATGAAGTTTATGGGAAAGGCAATCCATGACAGAAGAAGTGGAGCACTGTTATCACTTAATTCAAAGATACAGATGGGATCACCTGATTCCTGTACTGAGCGAAGAATGGATTTTGCCTGATCGGGCTTCATGTGATGGAAGCTTCCAACCATCGTTCGGAGTCCGCTTTTCTGTTGATCCAATGAAGTGGCATTCACAGGAGATGTGAGGTAGTGGATATGATTGTTTTCCTGGCTATTAAAGATTTCAGCCGTTTTAGAATCGGGATAGAGATCCGTTAAGATCAATTCCAGGTTTTCAAAGCCATGTTTGTCGCGCAGAATCTGGAGTACTTCCGGCATAGGACCACCACTGCCGGAACATAAATCAAGTATCGTGGAAGAATTGGATGTGCTTAAAATCTGAGCCAGTAAATCAGCAAGCTTATCATTGGTCCTCAATAGCTTGTGCATCACTAAGATTAGACGGGTCATGCATCTTCGAAGCCATTCAGGAAACCAGGCAAAATCTTCAAATTCAAACAGATGAATACGTTTCATAGATATTAAATAGAATAGAATGGATCTGAGGAATATGTAAGCTGAGCACAGTTACGAAGGAATAATAATTGAGTTACATCTTGAATGCCCCAATGGATGATCAATGAATACTCTTTAGTGTTACCTAAGGTTGGAGGTATATTCTTTCTTTTTTCCTTCAAAGCCTTCGTAAAGTATTCGATGCGCCCTGAGTGAAAACTCATCATCCCTTAAAGGATACTTTTTGATCCATTCTAAGAGCATAGATAAATTATCATCCTGAGCCTTTTTAGAAGGATATTTATGCGATTCCCAGGGTCGGGACCGGGCATTGCTGACGCAGGTCTTAACGCCCGGGTTCAGGAAGATTATTTCCGTTGCCTTACGCATGGCATATTCGAGTAAACCGGCATAACATCCTTCAATGACCCATTCACTGTGGTCTGCCTGAAAGGCATCAATTTCTTTTGCACTCGATTTGAATGCCCGCCGTTCAGGGGGTGTGGTATCTTCCCAGGCCAGGGTATCAAGATCAAGATGCGCTAATTTGAATTCAGATGCATATTCCTTAGCAAGGGTGGACTTACCGGAACCGGAGTTACCAAATAGTACTATTCGTTTCATAAATTGATCCTCAGGTTTATGCTGAGTTTGATTGGCCGGTGACCGTTATTCTGCATCCTGCCAGGTAAATTATTTTAAGTATCATTTTAATTATTGACGGTTTGTCCCCTTAGCGAACTTAGCGGCATTGAATTCCGCAGATTTTCCTCTGGGGATGGAGAGGCTTTTCCATTCCTGTCCTTTGATCATTCTGCCGATATAGACGATCTGCCCGATGTGATACGCATAATGGGCCAGCTGCCGGTTAAAAGCATCCATGATGGAATGTTCCTGGTTGCGGATATACACTATGGTCTCAAAATCATCCTCACGGATAGAGTCCATGGCATCAAACAGGCATTTCCATCCATCTTCCCATTTTTCAAGGAGCTCCTGTTTGCTTTGAATCACCGATTCAAATTCCCGGTCTCTGTTCCGCCATTCTTTTTCTCCGTCGGAGGTCAAAATATCAGTCCATCGGGATCTCATATTTCCCCTCAGGTGATTCACCGTGATGGCGATAGAATTTGATTCTTCATTATACTGCCAAAAGAGATCCTGCTCATCCAGCTGGTTGAATGTTTTTTCCCCAAGCAATTTATAGTACTCAAACTGCTTTCTGACACTATCCAGGTATTCTGAGCCCATTATTTAACAGTTATAATTAATTAATAAGGTGATGGGTGAGTTGAGTTAATTATCAACTCTCAATCAAGCAATCTAAATTTAGAGCTAAGAATTAATTCTGTTTATTCATAAAATTCAGTAAGTAGAATATTTGGAGCTTTATCCTTTAGTGCCTTCTTGATGTAGTACCGATGATGATATCCTACGATCAGCACAAATTTCTGCTGCTCCATACTGTTCATGGTTCGGATGATATTGTCGACCATGGCATTATTTCGACTATAGTGTTCGAACTGCTCCCATTTATCGAAATATGCTTTCATCGAAATGGAATCACCCTTTGAATCAAGCATCATCTCCTTGAATGCATCATTATTCGCTACTATTTCCTTCATTTTGGTGTACTGATACTTTTTCGCACTATCCAATATGGTATCTGAATAGTCGGTATTGATGGCTCTCAGGTTGATCGACGCCATACTATCCAGTTTTACCCAGAAGTAGGCAAATCGATCCCAAAACTGCTGCTCCTGATCGTTGAAGGATCCGGACCGGCTTAATTCATTCAATTTCTGGTATACATCATTGGCTTGAGGATATAAACCTGTTTGATCCCTGAAGGTATCTCTTCCTTCAAATTCGATTGGTCTGATCAAGGTGTTGGGATAGGTATCAAAAAACCGGGCAATCGCCAGGGTTTCATTTCCCTCATCATCAAAGAGGCGATTGAAATCATCATCAAAGGCGGAAGAATCTCTTTCCAGCAGGATGACTTCAGGTTGAATGGTTAAGAGTGCCTGATAAATAGAATCGGCGTTGATTCCCTCTGTAGGAAAATGGACGGTCCCAAGGATCGTTAGTTCTTTAGCTGCTTGTTGAGGTCCTGATTGGCATCCCAAAAAGAGAGCTGCGATGATGATGAGGTATGCTTTGTTCATTGGGTGATTGAGTGGATAAGTAGATCTGCCTGCTGGTAGAAGATAAGGTAATAAGGAAATTGGGAATAATTCTCAACGCTCAATTGAGAATGAAGAATTCAAAATTAAGAATTTATCTTCTTCACTCTTCCAACAACCCCTGATTCCAATCGCACCTTGATGCCGTGGGGATGGGAGGGAGACTTGGTCAGTAATCGGGCCACCACGCCGGAGGTAAGTTCTCCGGAGCGTTGATGGTGTTTCTGAACCACTTCAACTTCACTGCCGATGTGTATATCCTTGCGTTGGGTTCCGTCCATAAGAATGATGCTTTGTACAGAGTTTAATTTGCCGAAAGTAAAGCATTTAATGATTCAGAAGGAAGTCAGGATCATGCTCCGGCGGCTGACAGATGTGCAGTTATCTTAGATCAATTCCATTACAGAGCCTAATTTAAAATATACCGGTCTGCAAATCGGAACAGAACCTGAAGTTGGTAATTCCGGATATGATTACTTTGTGCTTCCTGCCACATGGACCAGTTTCCAGTGTCCGGAGGTTTTATCCCATACCTGGGTCCCGCTTCCGGATGTTCGGACGGTATCACCTGAAACCGTAAGAACGACCTCGGAATATTCATTTATAAGGACGGCCGATGTTTCGTTGATCACGCGCACCTCAACAACAGGAAACTCGAGCGAGAGGTAGCCATCCAGGTCGGGAAGAATGGAGTCATAGATGGCTTTGAAGGCGGCAAAGGAATCAATGGTCATGCCCCCGAATTGTGCGGTAAAATGGTCCTGGTCGAAAAAAGCGTAGTAAGCTTCGGTATCCTGTGATTGCACCGCTTCGGTTAATTGCCGGAATTCGAACAATACTTCTGACCGGATGTCCTCAGCGCCCGGACTCCTGTTACAAGCCGGCGTTAACAGGGCTATCATTAAGAGAAGGACTAAGGCCGGGTTCAATTGATCGTTGAATAATTTTGGAGCAGCAGACATCGGATTTTTCACAGTTATTGGGTTATATGACAAAGATGTATGAATTCATCCCCGTACGGAGCATTTTTTAATTCCTATTTAACTCCTCTTCGATCAGACCTAATATGGACCGGGCATTATCGATCAGTATATTCGTGTCGTTGATGTTGGTCATGAGGTAGATCTTTTTTCGGGAAATGAGGCCTTCAAAATCACGGTCCTTTAAGAGTGCGTTAAGATCATTCGGATTCGGACTTCCGGTATAGGAGCTGTCGCTGGCCATGACCATATTGGCATAGGAGTAATACTGAGCGATCAGAGGATTCAGCCTGCTGACGACCAGATCCTGTATCACACGCTGTTCTTCGAACATTTCTTCCATCTGGTCAGGCCATGAAATGAGCTGAGATTTCAGGGTATCGTTGGAGATGGTATTGATCCGGCCGGAACTAAAGAGCATATCGATCACGCTGAATTCCTCATTGACCGTAAACCAGGTGTACAACCGGCCAATAACCTGAGTCATATCACCTTCGCTGTAACTGAGTTCTCCGCGGGATATATCGTGCAGTAAACGATTGATGTTTTCAATATTCTCAATCCGGCCCGCATTTTTATCTTCCAGCTCGGCCAGCTTATTGGTGAAGGATACGCTTAAATTCGTGAGTAATTCGCGCTCCTCCACCCGTGCTTTCCTTTCCTCATTCCAGTTATTGATCTGCAGGGCGATCAGGATCCCGATGACGACCAGAACGATCTCCCCAATGGCGTATTTGAAATACTTTCCGGTCTTATTTTCCATAACTAAGGTCTGGCGAATTTTTCGTAGGAATTGGATCATGATCTTTCTTTTTCTTCGATCTCACTATCGATCATTTCCATTAAGTCAACTATATCGGCTCTCAAATTGCTGTAAAAATATTCAACAAATATCTTAGTATGATTACGGAGAGTCTTCAGGTAATACAAAAACTCCTGATCATCTCTCAGCGCTTCGAAATCCAGAGGTTTAAGGGATCCCTGCCCGCCCATAGTGAACTGGTAATCAAGCCCCTCTTCAAATCGTGTAGGAAGGATGGTTTGCCAGCCTAACACGATCTGGTCCACAAAATCCTGTTCGGCCTGTAAGAAGAAGTTATACTGCGAATCGTAGACATCCACGATCTTCTTCTGCAGATCATCGTTTGAAATGATGTTCACTCCTTTTGACTTAAGTGATTCAAAAGCACTGGTGGAGTGTACAAAGCGGGTAGGTAACTGTATCCGGGCGAAGAGTGTGGATACAGAATCTTCATTAATAGTAACGGAGGAGTTGAGTAGGCCCAGAATAGAATCGGCGGCCTGAATACCCTGCTTATGCTGAGCAATATTAGCATCCACATCAGACAAATCAGTCTCCAGCGATTCCCGGAAAGATTTCAGGATCTGAATTTCAAAGACGGCTTCTTTGCGCTGCTCGTTCCAGTTATTGATCTGCAGTGCGATGAGGATCCCGATGACCACCAGGACGATCTCCCCGACAGCGTATTTGAAATATCGTCCGGTCTTATTTTCCATAACTAAGTTTTGACGGATTCTTCGTAAGAATTGGATCATTTATTTTGGGCTGGAAGTTGAAGGGGACAAGATGAGGGAATCGGAATTGAAATCAAACTGTACAGCGAGAAGTGAGAATTGGTTATTGGTTATTTGGCCCTGATCCTTGGTCCTCCCTACAAAAGGCCCTGCTCTGCTCACCCAATTCTTAATTTTTAATCTTTAATTTTTAATCATTTTGCCATGATCTGAGCAGCAACCCTCTCGGCACTAGACACCGCCCCATCCATATATCCGGGGGAAACGAGGGATGTCTCAGCACCGGCGATGAAGAACCGGCCATTCATATGAGGTTTATTGTAGAGCTCATGACCATTGTTCTGATGAGGAAGCACATGCTCATCATAAGGTGTAAATGTATATTCTTCGTGGGTCCAAACTAGTTCATGGTAATTAAGGTAATGCTCAGCCTGATCTCCGTAGTATTTACGGAGCTGATTAACGACCATATTCTTTCTTTCCTGAAGACTTAAGGTGAAATAACTGCCGTTCAGGAACCCTTTCAAAGCATAATGATCGTCTTCGAAGTCTGAATGATCATACATCTCGGTTATGGGTCCCACATTGCTGAATACCGTACCGCTTAAATTATCTTTTCTCCAAAACGGATCCTGATAGGTAAGTCCGAATTTGATGGATTCTCCCATCCAGGTATGAGTCCGGGCAAGGAGCCTGGTAACCTCTTCCGACAGCCCGGGGTTCAGTTCAACGGATTTCTGAAGTAGTCTGGGTGGGAGGGTAGAGACCACTATCTTTGATTCGAAACTAAGATCACTGGTTTTAATGGTCAGCCCCTTCTCATCTTCGGTTACAGATCGTGCCGGCTGATCAAAATAGATAGAATCATCACTCACTTCATCAGCCAGTATCTGGATCAGCTTGGATGTGCCTCCTCTGATGCGGTAACTTGACTGCTGATCAGGGGGTAAAGTCACCAGTTGATGAGGACCCATAGAGGTAGGTTCATAGATCGCCCTTTTACCGAGAGTCTGTTCGAAGACTTCAATATTCAGATCTTTCAGAAGGGAGATCAGCCGGCGATGCTGAGGGCCCAGCCAGGTAGCACCCATTTCTATAGGGGCTTCGTGTTGCCTATTAGTGGTATAGATCCTGCCACCGGTTCGGTTTCTTGCTTCAAGGATAACAACATCCAGATTTTGTTTCAGCAGCAAGTAGTTCAGTGTAAGTCCGGTAAGACCGGCCCCTAAAATGACTACATCAGCACGGATCATTCAGATACCAGGGTGATCTCATCAATAAGCAGCCTGAATGACTGTGGTTTTTTATTGCCAATAAAAAAGCGGGTGACCTCAAAATAGTCGTGATTGAAGTTAGGTCCGTCCAGGCGGTTGCCCCGGTAGTTGGGATACATATCACTGAGCGCGATCTCAATTTCCTGCCACTCTCCGTTGGTATCGAAATATGTGATGTAAGACTGATAATCGCGTCGACTCCGTTTTACTCGGAACTGATAACGCTTACCATCTCCTTTAACCCTGAGTCTGATCTTACTGTCTTTGTTTACAGAGATGGGATCGTGCCGGTTCTGCAGAGAAGAAAAACCGCCATTATTCTCCAGGGATACTTCTCCCTCAAAGATACCGTATCCTTGATCGCTCAGGCTAAAATTACCGCTGGACCTACCGCCCATTACTACATCATCCTCGATCTGCCATTGATTAGCTGCATCATCGTTATTGAAATCGAACAGTACCTGTGTATTCATGCTTAGAGTAAATAAAAGTGATATGATCAGATATTTCATTTGAAATGGGTGTTTCTCTTGATAATTGGTATGTGCTGAATAAAGTCACAGAGAGTCAAAATCGTTCAATTTCGAAGTAGCATCATCATGCTGAGCGATTAATCAGTAAATCATTTTTGGCACTTTTTGCAGTACCTGATGTCCTGTCCGGAATTTCATCTGAGACCCTGTAAAGTTTTCTCCGCTAACTGCCGTAATTCTGGCTGATCTTTTTCCGGTTTATTGAGTTTTTCCAGCCCGGAGCTAAGCAGAGTTCTTGATTCCGAAGTTTTGTCTAACTGAGCCAGGCAAACACCAAGATAGATCATCGAATCTATCGTCAGGTTATGATCATCACCAAAAATCTTTTTCCTCATATCATAAGCCTCCCGTAGCGGGTTTTCTGCTGCAGCAGGATCATCTGTACTGAGGTATAATTTCCCAAGGTTGTGCAGGGTTTCAGACATCTCGGTATTCCCGCCGGATGAAGTGCTGCGATATCCTGAAATGGCATCTGTATAGTACCCTTTTGCTTTATCGACATCTCCCTTGGCACTGTATAGAAGTCCAAGTAATCTTCTGCTGTCGACCGTTAGTTCATGTTCTGTGCCTAGTACTCTTTCACGAATATCATAGGCTTTCAATAGTAACTCTTCTGATAGGTCAACCTGACCGGTGCCTCTGTATAGATTTCCAAGATGCGCATAACTTGAGGCTATATCCGGATGATCCTCACCCAGGATACGAAGCCTTACTTCCAGTGCTTGCTGGTAATATTTTATTGCCCCGTCCATTTTCTGCTGTACCATCATAATGGCGGCAAGATTACTCATTACGTTCGCCGTCTGCATATCACTGTTTCCCGCGGTAATAAGCATGACATCGAGTGATTCGCTCATAAGCTGCTCGGCAGCCACAAAATCACCCAGACCGTATTTCAGGGCAGCATAATTACTGAGTAAAACGCCTACTGCTTCATTCTGATCACCTGATATGGTTCTCCTGATCTCTATAGCCTGTTTAAGCAGGGAATCGGTTGCTGCGTAATCACCCCTTGACTGTTTCAGCACCGCCAGGTCATTCAGGGAACGAGCTACATCCAGGTGATCTGTGCCGTAAATGGTTTTGCGCATATTGAGTGCTGCTGTGAGAAGAGAATCAGCTTTTTCGAAATCCGCTTTCTGACGGTATAACCATCCCATAGAATTCAGAGCCCGTGCGATCTCCGGATGATTGCTGCCATGAAGATCCTCAAGCAGAGAAAATGCTTTTTCTGCATGTATCAGCGCCTCATCAAAGGACCCCAGGGTCTCGTAAACATCGGAAATCACCAAATACAGATTTGCCTGCTGTGCAGGCTGATCTCGGAACTCGGTGTCTACACGTTCTGCTCCCCGCTGTAATAGTTCAACTGCGGAAAGGGCATTATTCTGAGCCTGATCGGGACTTACCAACTCGAACAGATTTGTTAGAAACCCGCTGACCTGTTCCGCACGGTCACGCTCTCTTTCTGCTTCAACAGCACGTTCCTGAATAGTCTGAGACTGTATCATGGTTACCGTTGCAAAAGTAATGATCAGAAGGCCTATCACTGCCGAAACGGTCACACTCCATTTATTTCGTGATACGAATTTCCGGGTCTGATAAACCAGGGAATCTTTCTGTGCAAGAACCGGCCGATCCTTGAGATACCGGTTCAGATCAGCTGAAAGCTGCTCAACCGAAGCATAACGATCTGCAGGGTCCTTTTTCAGGGCTTTCAGGATCACACAATCCAGATCTCCCTTTAATGCTTTGTTATTCGCCCTGGTGGATGGGAGGGGAGGAATCGTATTACAGATCGTCCTTTCAATTTCAGCGGGTGACCTCTTAACAAATTCATAGGGTAATGTATCAGTAAGAAGCTGATACAGGAGAACTCCCAGTGCATAGACATCACTTGCGGTTGTAATGTTATCGTGTCTTACCTGTTCCGGAGAGGCATATTCCGGCGTCATGATTCGATTCTGATACTGTGTTTGTCCCGGTTTTTGTTCAGCTCCGGTCAGTTTGGCAATACCGAAGTCAAGCAGTTTCGGGTCACCCGAAGCAGTGATTAGTATATTTTCAGGTTTAAGATCACGATGAATGATTAGGTTCTGATGCGCATATTGTACAGCGGAACAGACCTTCAAGAAGAGCTCGATCTTCTTTTCGGTTCCGTATCGGTTTTGGTTTAGAAATTGTGTGATCGGAATTCCCTCTACGTATTCCATTGCGAACCAGGGGACACCCTCTTCGGTGGTTCCGCCGTCAAACAGCCGGCCGATATTGGGATGATTCAGCGATGCGAGTATCTGTCGTTCCTCATAAAAACGTTGCAGGATGGATTCATTTACCAGCTCTTTCCGTATTACTTTTAAAGCTACGAAGCGTTCGAACTGTTCGTCATTCCTTACTGCCAGAAAAACTTTACCCATTCCTCCGGAGGCAATTTCCCGGATCAGTCGGTAGGGACCGATCATTTTTTCCTTCGATGACTCTTCATCTGAGAAAATGAGAGAGGATTCCAGATGAACC
This genomic window contains:
- a CDS encoding DUF6090 family protein, coding for MENKTGRYFKYAVGEIVLVVIGILIALQINNWNEQRKEAVFEIQILKSFRESLETDLSDVDANIAQHKQGIQAADSILGLLNSSVTINEDSVSTLFARIQLPTRFVHSTSAFESLKSKGVNIISNDDLQKKIVDVYDSQYNFFLQAEQDFVDQIVLGWQTILPTRFEEGLDYQFTMGGQGSLKPLDFEALRDDQEFLYYLKTLRNHTKIFVEYFYSNLRADIVDLMEMIDSEIEEKERS
- a CDS encoding DUF4440 domain-containing protein codes for the protein MKNPMSAAPKLFNDQLNPALVLLLMIALLTPACNRSPGAEDIRSEVLFEFRQLTEAVQSQDTEAYYAFFDQDHFTAQFGGMTIDSFAAFKAIYDSILPDLDGYLSLEFPVVEVRVINETSAVLINEYSEVVLTVSGDTVRTSGSGTQVWDKTSGHWKLVHVAGSTK
- a CDS encoding DUF1572 family protein, with product MGSEYLDSVRKQFEYYKLLGEKTFNQLDEQDLFWQYNEESNSIAITVNHLRGNMRSRWTDILTSDGEKEWRNRDREFESVIQSKQELLEKWEDGWKCLFDAMDSIREDDFETIVYIRNQEHSIMDAFNRQLAHYAYHIGQIVYIGRMIKGQEWKSLSIPRGKSAEFNAAKFAKGTNRQ
- a CDS encoding flavin monoamine oxidase family protein, with product MIRADVVILGAGLTGLTLNYLLLKQNLDVVILEARNRTGGRIYTTNRQHEAPIEMGATWLGPQHRRLISLLKDLNIEVFEQTLGKRAIYEPTSMGPHQLVTLPPDQQSSYRIRGGTSKLIQILADEVSDDSIYFDQPARSVTEDEKGLTIKTSDLSFESKIVVSTLPPRLLQKSVELNPGLSEEVTRLLARTHTWMGESIKFGLTYQDPFWRKDNLSGTVFSNVGPITEMYDHSDFEDDHYALKGFLNGSYFTLSLQERKNMVVNQLRKYYGDQAEHYLNYHELVWTHEEYTFTPYDEHVLPHQNNGHELYNKPHMNGRFFIAGAETSLVSPGYMDGAVSSAERVAAQIMAK
- a CDS encoding YwbE family protein gives rise to the protein MDGTQRKDIHIGSEVEVVQKHHQRSGELTSGVVARLLTKSPSHPHGIKVRLESGVVGRVKKINS
- a CDS encoding CIA30 family protein, with amino-acid sequence MKYLIISLLFTLSMNTQVLFDFNNDDAANQWQIEDDVVMGGRSSGNFSLSDQGYGIFEGEVSLENNGGFSSLQNRHDPISVNKDSKIRLRVKGDGKRYQFRVKRSRRDYQSYITYFDTNGEWQEIEIALSDMYPNYRGNRLDGPNFNHDYFEVTRFFIGNKKPQSFRLLIDEITLVSE
- a CDS encoding tetratricopeptide repeat protein — protein: MDPARWTKIETICDEALKLEAEERETYLLNSCGEDKALLSEIRSLLDQSETELLSRPLVHLESSLIFSDEESSKEKMIGPYRLIREIASGGMGKVFLAVRNDEQFERFVALKVIRKELVNESILQRFYEERQILASLNHPNIGRLFDGGTTEEGVPWFAMEYVEGIPITQFLNQNRYGTEKKIELFLKVCSAVQYAHQNLIIHRDLKPENILITASGDPKLLDFGIAKLTGAEQKPGQTQYQNRIMTPEYASPEQVRHDNITTASDVYALGVLLYQLLTDTLPYEFVKRSPAEIERTICNTIPPLPSTRANNKALKGDLDCVILKALKKDPADRYASVEQLSADLNRYLKDRPVLAQKDSLVYQTRKFVSRNKWSVTVSAVIGLLIITFATVTMIQSQTIQERAVEAERERDRAEQVSGFLTNLFELVSPDQAQNNALSAVELLQRGAERVDTEFRDQPAQQANLYLVISDVYETLGSFDEALIHAEKAFSLLEDLHGSNHPEIARALNSMGWLYRQKADFEKADSLLTAALNMRKTIYGTDHLDVARSLNDLAVLKQSRGDYAATDSLLKQAIEIRRTISGDQNEAVGVLLSNYAALKYGLGDFVAAEQLMSESLDVMLITAGNSDMQTANVMSNLAAIMMVQQKMDGAIKYYQQALEVRLRILGEDHPDIASSYAHLGNLYRGTGQVDLSEELLLKAYDIRERVLGTEHELTVDSRRLLGLLYSAKGDVDKAKGYYTDAISGYRSTSSGGNTEMSETLHNLGKLYLSTDDPAAAENPLREAYDMRKKIFGDDHNLTIDSMIYLGVCLAQLDKTSESRTLLSSGLEKLNKPEKDQPELRQLAEKTLQGLR
- a CDS encoding GNAT family N-acetyltransferase yields the protein MKIISLRESPEYKDEAIRYLQKSWPGVLPIIYEDCISYSINARNSLPQWYLLELRDRLIGCAGLITNDFISRGDLYPWLCALFIDNEFRGSDYGFLLIEKAKQDTKKFGFDYLYLCTSLIGYYEKKGFKYIGQGYHPWGEDSRIYESLV
- a CDS encoding DUF6090 family protein, which translates into the protein MIQFLRKIRQTLVMENKTGKYFKYAIGEIVLVVIGILIALQINNWNEERKARVEERELLTNLSVSFTNKLAELEDKNAGRIENIENINRLLHDISRGELSYSEGDMTQVIGRLYTWFTVNEEFSVIDMLFSSGRINTISNDTLKSQLISWPDQMEEMFEEQRVIQDLVVSRLNPLIAQYYSYANMVMASDSSYTGSPNPNDLNALLKDRDFEGLISRKKIYLMTNINDTNILIDNARSILGLIEEELNRN
- a CDS encoding AAA family ATPase: MKRIVLFGNSGSGKSTLAKEYASEFKLAHLDLDTLAWEDTTPPERRAFKSSAKEIDAFQADHSEWVIEGCYAGLLEYAMRKATEIIFLNPGVKTCVSNARSRPWESHKYPSKKAQDDNLSMLLEWIKKYPLRDDEFSLRAHRILYEGFEGKKKEYTSNLR